A stretch of the Pseudorasbora parva isolate DD20220531a chromosome 13, ASM2467924v1, whole genome shotgun sequence genome encodes the following:
- the nppal gene encoding natriuretic peptide A-like, producing the protein MIANISIFCVSSLLLLNLVGAKPVSSLQSLKQLLDDEVNTPFVDSDESTMEQKDARAEKSALDERAERLWESDARNSALAGKDGAFERLLGDLLSTSKRSWSRFKKGGLRSCFGVRLERIGSFSGLGC; encoded by the exons ATGATCGCCAACATCTCGATTTTCTGCGTGTCTTCACTCCTACTTTTGAACTTGGTCGGTGCCAAACCAGTTTCCAGTTTACAG AGTCTTAAGCAGCTGTTAGATGATGAAGTCAACACGCCGTTTGTGGATTCCGATGAGTCGACGATGGAGCAGAAAGATGCGAGAGCGGAGAAGAGCGCGTTGGACGAGCGAGCGGAGCGACTGTGGGAATCAGACGCGCGCAATTCGGCGCTGGCAGGGAAAGATGGAGCGTTCGAGCGTCTCCTAGGTGACTTACTGTCCACATCCAAGCGCTCATGGAGTCGATTCAAGAAAGGCGGACTGAGGAGCTGCTTTGGGGTGAGACTCGAAAGAATCGGGTCTTTTAGCGGGCTCGGGTGTTAA
- the nppb gene encoding natriuretic peptides B: protein MKSLDIPLVCLILLFSVQLTDAFPLQNTDLTTEDMDVLKFLLQQMEEFIPASSQEQTLSETEKETSDLGGTLVEPQPRTDTRDYLSARNLRTVRQDSKKFSGCFGQKLDRIGSMSSLGCNTVRRSGPKKK, encoded by the exons ATGAAATCGCTTGACATTCCTCTAGTCTGCCTTATCTTACTCTTCAGCGTTCAGCTCACAGACGCATTCCCTCTACAAAACACAGACTTAACCACAGAAGACATGGATGTCTTAAAG tttcttcTACAGCAAATGGAAGAATTCATTCCTGCATCCTCTCAAGAACAAACACTGTCGGAAACGGAGAAAGAAACGtccgatcttggaggaactctcGTAGAACCTCAACCAAGGACTGACACGAGAGACTATCTGTCTGCGCGGAACTTGAGGACAGTCCGACAGGACTCAAAGAAATTCTCCGGGTGTTTCGGGCAAAAACTGGACAGAATCGGTTCCATGTCGTCTCTGGGATGTAACACTGTCCGGCGGTCAG gTCCTAAGAAGAAGTGA
- the nppa gene encoding natriuretic peptides A has product MIRGLILTGLLVLLWHQMDVKAHTLSRHSSGSNMAKLKSLLQQFEEALGAEESSERATDYEDSNSMLEQSPASTSWDRDREEEAPPAEDTNLPVGFETQRNRLLDLLMSTRSKSLSGCFGGRLDRIGSSSTLGCNSKKG; this is encoded by the exons ATGATCAGAGGACTAATTCTTACAGGACTGCTGGTCCTGCTTTGGCACCAGATGGATGTAAAAGCGCATACGTTGAGCAGACACAGCTCTGGCAGCAACATGGCCAAGCTGAAG AGCTTGTTGCAGCAGTTTGAGGAGGCCCTGGGCGCAGAAGAGTCTTCCGAGAGAGCCACAGATTATGAAGACAGCAACAGCATGCTGGAGCAGAGCCCCGCTTCCACATCCTGggacagagacagagaggaaGAAGCACCTCCAGCGGAGGACACCAACCTCCCAGTTGGATTTGAGACACAGAGAAATCGCCTTTTAGATCTTCTCATGTCAACCCGGAGCAAAAGCCTGTCCGGCTGTTTTGGGGGAAGGCTGGACCGCATAGGGTCATCCAGCACCCTTGGGTGCAACTCTAAAAAAGGTTAG